The following coding sequences lie in one Saimiri boliviensis isolate mSaiBol1 chromosome 6, mSaiBol1.pri, whole genome shotgun sequence genomic window:
- the LPXN gene encoding leupaxin isoform X2, protein MEELDALLEELERSTLQDSDEYSNPASLPPDQHSRKESNLCETSEILSVQDNTSPLPAQLVYTTNIGELNVYSEPQESKVSPSPSKTSAAAQLDELMAHLSEMQAKVAVRADAGKKHLPDKEDHKASLDSMLGGLEQELQDLGIATVPKGHCASCQKPIAGKVIHALGQSWHPEHFVCTHCKQEIGSSPFFERSGLAYCPNDYHHLFSPRCAYCAAPILDKVLTAMNQTWHPEHFFCSHCGEVFGAEGFHEKDKKPYCRKDFLALFSPKCGGCNRPVLENYLSAMDTVWHPECFVCGDCFSSFSTGSFFELDGRPFCELHYHHRRGTLCHGCGQPITGRCISAMGHKFHPEHFVCAFCLTQLSKGIFREQNDKTYCQPCFNKLFPL, encoded by the exons ATGCCTTATTAGAGGAACTGGAACGCTCTACCCTTCAGGACAGTGATGAATATTCCAACCCAGCTTCTCTTCCCCCTGATCAGCATTCCAGAAAGGAGAGTAACCTTTGCGAGACTTCAGAGATCCTTTCTGTTCAGGATAATACAAGTCCCTTGCCG GCGCAGCTCGTGTATACTACCAATATCGGGGAGCTCAATGTCTacag TGAACCCCAAGAGTCAAAGGTGTCACCATCACCTTCTAAAACCTCAGCAGCTGCTCAGTTGGATGAGCTCATGGCTCACCTGAGTGAGATGCAGGCCAAG gttgcagtgagagcagatgctggcaagaagCACTTACCAGACAAGGAGGATCACAAAGCCTCCCTGGACTCAATGCTTGGGGGTCTGGAGCAGGAATTGCAGGACCTTGGCATTGCCACAGTGCCCAAGGGCCATTGTGCATCCTGTCAGAAACCGATTGCTGGGAAG GTGATCCATGCTCTAGGGCAATCATGGCATCCTGAGCATTTTGTCTGTACTCATTGCAAACAAGAGATTGGCTCCAGTCCCTTCTTTGAGCGGAGTGGCTTGGCCTACTGCCCCAACGACTACCACCACCTTTTTTCTCCACGCTGTGCTTACTGTGCTGCTCCCATCCTGGAT AAAGTGCTGACAGCAATGAACCAGACCTGGCACCCAGAGCACTTTTTCTGCTCTCACTGTGGAGAGGTGTTTGGTGCAGAAG GCTTTCATGAGAAGGACAAGAAGCCATATTGCCGAAAGGATTTCTTAGCCCTGTTTTCACCCAAGTGTGGTGGCTGCAATCGCCCAGTGTTGGAAAACTACCTTTCAGCCATGGACACCGTCTGGCACCCAGAGTGCTTTGTTTGTGGG GACTGCTTCAGCAGTTTTTCTACTGGCTCTTTCTTTGAACTGGATGGACGTCCATTCTGTGAGCTCCATTACCATCACCGCCGGGGAACTCTCTGCCACGGATGTGGGCAGCCCATCACTGGCCGTTGCATCAGTGCCATGGGGCACAAGTTCCATCCTGAGCACTTTGTGTGTGCTTTCTGCCTGACACAGTTGTCAAAGGGTATTTTCAGGGAGCAGAATGACAAGACCTATTGTCAACCCTGCTTCAATAAGCTCTTCCCACTGTAA
- the LPXN gene encoding leupaxin isoform X1, with protein MEELDALLEELERSTLQDSDEYSNPASLPPDQHSRKESNLCETSEILSVQDNTSPLPAQLVYTTNIGELNVYRLFLNFRSQVIFSSGPPKVLGPSEPQESKVSPSPSKTSAAAQLDELMAHLSEMQAKVAVRADAGKKHLPDKEDHKASLDSMLGGLEQELQDLGIATVPKGHCASCQKPIAGKVIHALGQSWHPEHFVCTHCKQEIGSSPFFERSGLAYCPNDYHHLFSPRCAYCAAPILDKVLTAMNQTWHPEHFFCSHCGEVFGAEGFHEKDKKPYCRKDFLALFSPKCGGCNRPVLENYLSAMDTVWHPECFVCGDCFSSFSTGSFFELDGRPFCELHYHHRRGTLCHGCGQPITGRCISAMGHKFHPEHFVCAFCLTQLSKGIFREQNDKTYCQPCFNKLFPL; from the exons ATGCCTTATTAGAGGAACTGGAACGCTCTACCCTTCAGGACAGTGATGAATATTCCAACCCAGCTTCTCTTCCCCCTGATCAGCATTCCAGAAAGGAGAGTAACCTTTGCGAGACTTCAGAGATCCTTTCTGTTCAGGATAATACAAGTCCCTTGCCG GCGCAGCTCGTGTATACTACCAATATCGGGGAGCTCAATGTCTacag GTTGTTTTTGAACTTCAGATCCCAAGTGATCTTCTcatctggacctcccaaagtgctgggaccaag TGAACCCCAAGAGTCAAAGGTGTCACCATCACCTTCTAAAACCTCAGCAGCTGCTCAGTTGGATGAGCTCATGGCTCACCTGAGTGAGATGCAGGCCAAG gttgcagtgagagcagatgctggcaagaagCACTTACCAGACAAGGAGGATCACAAAGCCTCCCTGGACTCAATGCTTGGGGGTCTGGAGCAGGAATTGCAGGACCTTGGCATTGCCACAGTGCCCAAGGGCCATTGTGCATCCTGTCAGAAACCGATTGCTGGGAAG GTGATCCATGCTCTAGGGCAATCATGGCATCCTGAGCATTTTGTCTGTACTCATTGCAAACAAGAGATTGGCTCCAGTCCCTTCTTTGAGCGGAGTGGCTTGGCCTACTGCCCCAACGACTACCACCACCTTTTTTCTCCACGCTGTGCTTACTGTGCTGCTCCCATCCTGGAT AAAGTGCTGACAGCAATGAACCAGACCTGGCACCCAGAGCACTTTTTCTGCTCTCACTGTGGAGAGGTGTTTGGTGCAGAAG GCTTTCATGAGAAGGACAAGAAGCCATATTGCCGAAAGGATTTCTTAGCCCTGTTTTCACCCAAGTGTGGTGGCTGCAATCGCCCAGTGTTGGAAAACTACCTTTCAGCCATGGACACCGTCTGGCACCCAGAGTGCTTTGTTTGTGGG GACTGCTTCAGCAGTTTTTCTACTGGCTCTTTCTTTGAACTGGATGGACGTCCATTCTGTGAGCTCCATTACCATCACCGCCGGGGAACTCTCTGCCACGGATGTGGGCAGCCCATCACTGGCCGTTGCATCAGTGCCATGGGGCACAAGTTCCATCCTGAGCACTTTGTGTGTGCTTTCTGCCTGACACAGTTGTCAAAGGGTATTTTCAGGGAGCAGAATGACAAGACCTATTGTCAACCCTGCTTCAATAAGCTCTTCCCACTGTAA